Proteins from a single region of Palaemon carinicauda isolate YSFRI2023 chromosome 1, ASM3689809v2, whole genome shotgun sequence:
- the LOC137640541 gene encoding uncharacterized protein, with amino-acid sequence MQVGGVPFLVDTGACRSLLPRPLSRTRPSLSKSADIHLVGTSKSVIPTHGYETLTLLFGSAKYNWKFLVADITLPIFGADILSHFKLLIGDVHHQLVNSDSYTSIPLHLAPSDFAFYISALTNAYTYFLTSYLEVFCPEPHQMHILPSKHGIYHHIKTTRLPILARLRSL; translated from the coding sequence atgcaggtGGGGGGGGTTCCatttttggtggacacgggtgcttgccgttctcttctgccaaggccactctctagGACAAGGcctagtctgtctaagtctgccgatatCCATCTGGTAGGTACCAGTAAATCTGTGATACCCactcatggttatgaaaccctcacattattattTGGAAGCGCCaagtataattggaagtttctcgtggctGACATCACGTTGCCAATATTCGGTGCAGACATCCTCTCACATTTCAAACTCCTTATTGGTGACGTTCACCATCAGTTAGTCAACTCTGATTCGTATACCTCGATACCTCTCCATCTAGCCCCCTCAGACTTCGCTTTCTACATCAGCGCACTCACAAATGCATACACCTACTTCCTCACATCATACTTggaagtcttctgtccagaacCTCATCAAATGCACATTTTGCCCtctaaacatggtatttatcaccatataaagacgacgAGGCTCCCAATACTTGCCAGATTAAGAAGTCTGTGA